TATTTGATATATTAATTCCTCACTAGTGTCAAATGGCTTGCACTTGGAAAAGTTTGGCTCTACTTGTATCTATCTTTCTTGGTGTCATTGGAGAACCACACCTAATGTTTGTGAACGGAGATGCAGCACTAATAAATAGTGTGTGTAGCAAATCCGGAGCTGATAGCTTTTGCCACCTGTGCTTTTCCACCTTTACACGAAGCATAGGCGAGGATGCGAGAGGCCTGGGACGCACATCCATTGATTGTACACAGGCTAAGTCTATTGAAACCAGGGACGTCTTGGGCCCCTTAGCAGTTAATGCCCCAAACGCGCAAATCAAGAAACTATTGGTGGATGGCGAATTCGCGTTTCATAATGCCGAAGGAGAATTGGATGCTGCACGCTCGAGTTGGCAGGATGGACATTATGCAGACGCTAGCAATCACGTACTGGCTGCTCTGAAATTTGGCCAGGATTATGATGATTTGCTTGGATCACAAGTTCCCAATGAAACTCTTGCAAATTTGATCGATACATTTGAGGGTCTCGCTAGAGCATCTTCTGGAGTTCTCAAAGAACTTTAGTTATTAAGCAGCTTGTTATGCAataatttcatttgctttttattaatattatttagaaAACGTGAGGTTGCATGTTAcctattaaaacaaaaataaaagaagcaaagTGTACTAATTCTCTTTTCTTAGCTCTTGTCTTGTGTTTGGatcaatttgtttttatttgtttatcttGTTTAAGAATCAATGGAGTAATACTTAAAGAAGTAAGTTACAAAAAGTTGTAGGTAAGGGTTTGTACGTACCTTgttctttcataaaaaattcattgCTTGTTGACAGATAGCTGGATTGCATTCCTTTGTGCCCAAATCTTCCACAACATCATGATGCATAATAAGCTCGCTTCCTCTTGTGATAACTGCTTGTAAACCTGCTCAAATAATACATCAAAAGCTCCAGTTGATACAAGATACATTCCATAATTGATCTATATATAACCTACTAGCCTGACAGACACACTGAGGCAATTCTAAATAACCAAAGGGCATGAAGCACATCCCTATCTTCTTCACAATTCATCTCAAAAATACCACTTGGAACTGTATTCTTCGTAGGCAATATTTCTCTACATGCTATCCATgctaagttttgtcctttgCTTAGCTAACAAAGCGAGGTTGAACTTTTGTACATCTCGAAACCCAATCCCTCTCTTTGTTACGtcaataatatattaagatTGCTATTAGAAGTTGAATAGTAGTGGATTAGCACTGTGCTTATCCTTATCTGTTGCTTAGGTTGATTAGTTGTTTCTTTCAATTTGGAGTCTGTAAGTTTATAAATGACTGAAAATTATAACAGATATTAGTCTTTTGGGGAAGTTACAGGTTGTAACACACACACTGACACAAAGTTTATCCCAAGCAAGCCAGtgaattttatgtttttcaatTTGTGGAAAGAATTGAGTCTTATCTAACTCATTTGTTAAACTTCTTGGCAATTTAAAGCAACTCATGACATAAGTAGGTATAGCTTGAGCTACAACCTTGATTAATGAATAATTTATATCCAGCTTTAGATAAGTCTCATTCCTTCCAACCTTTCAATTTCGTCCATACCTATTTCTTTAAGCTCTGTTACTGTTTTGTTCTGCAGTTGACCCACAAATGAGGAAAGACACTTCTCAAATTGCTTGATAATAGGAACCCATAacatgttttttaagaataaggatGTATCctctttgttaatttttttggcaTGAGCGTAGCTTCTTAGCTATCTAGAATAGGCATGATTCATAAACATTCCTCCCTTTTTAGCTCTACCAAACAGCAATCTATcatcaccaaaaaaagaagggtGTGTTATGAGGGCGGAGCCAAGGGGGGCTGAGAGGGGGCATTTGCCCCCCTGACTCCTCCCAAAAAATCCCTTAAGTACTTCTGTTCCTACctaatatggttttttttttttttttttataaataaattccCTTTAGAGAAACAGACCCTGACACCAACCTGACAAAGGAAAAACAATCTCCCTGCTCACATATCAAAGGATTAAAGCATGTAGCTTTTCACCTACTTCACTAGTCTTTTAAAGTAATTTATATCTTGTGATAAGATTCTTGTCTCATGTTTTCACCATGTCACAGGTGTATTGTTTTGTTCtgctttttgatttttttaattcactattcatataattttttttgttaagtaatgctagaaatattacaaatctTTCTACATTAATCTTATAAGATGATGTATTACtatcacaaaaaatcaattatatttatttattattttgtctaGTGGTACTAATCACGTTCTTACTGCATCAATTTGTTAACCTTTTGTAATAAAACTTGTAgcaattttagtatttttttgtctcatatttttttttttttaaagttctatTCTATATCTTGACTTTTTCAATGTTTTAAACTCTGTTTTTATTACAAACCCAAATTTGTTcacaattgtttaattattttttattattatcaattaatattttttaaattaatttcgtttttaatatcaaattttaatcTTACCCTCCTAAATTGAAATCTTGGCTTTGCTATTGTGTGTTACTAATGAACTCATCAGACTTGGGCATCCTTATTATAGAAATAAGATACTCTGCACGTCAAAGAAACATGCATGTATGGTGACAAAAGATCACCCTATCAAAGTCCCTACTTAGGAAGAATACACCCTTCTAGAAAACCATTAATCATAATAGAGTACAAATCTGATTGCTAGCAGGCCATAAGGCCCATAACCGTATTTATCCATCCATCCTACATCAATATGCTCAATTTCTACATAAATTTACGAAGAAAGACCCATGATTCACCTTACATCATTTTATTTACCACCACTTTTGCCCTGTGCATCAAATGTaagaacttttatttatttatttatttataggaaatGTAAGGACTTAAAACCAAGTTAAAaactaattcttttttcttagcTTGTGTAAAGAACGTACCGATTACTACCACTTTTACTACTTTTATCTGAATTTAAAAGGTGAGATAAATATATAAAGTGAGACTCACAAACAGTATATGACCTTAGCCTTTTGACCAAAAACAGTACCAGCccatgtgaagaaaaaaaactattgaagtAAGTCATATGGAACCTGCAACAGTAGAACATTAGCTAAAATAGATTGTGCAATGGCACAAAGTTtgtaagttaattttttttaaagtatgtaaaatattattaatatgaaGTTAGCAAGTTCAATTCTAAAGatataattatttcaatttcttaatttttatattagtaaattagaaaataattattaatggaCAATATGATAATAATCTAGTgatagaaattttgaaaaaaaaatgtatataattcTCTTGTgctttataaaaatacataattgtaAAAGATATGATCAAAAGAATTAAATGGTACTATCAAAATATATTCAAAAGGCAAAAACCGAAAAGTACAAAGAAGTTAAAGATAGTAAATTATTCTTGTTCGTAGCTTCTAATATATGACCAAAATATTGCTTGTGTAATACACCACCTTAAAATAGTGTTTGTATAATAAAACATGTCTATGTCATTTCCTTCAAGATCGAACATTTAATTGTAACAATTCatctttttttagaagaaaaaaaaggtaggCTTTGTGCTTCTTCAAAATGAACTAGAAAAAGAGTGCCTAAGGCACGCTTCAATACATGAGCTTTGCTTCGACCAAGCAAAGTGCTTAGAAATTGGGGCTTACTGCTTTAAGCAAGCCTAAGCACAATTTAACAACAACACTGggcatatttctaaaaataaattcacaCAAAGTTGATCTCACAAGGCCGATCAACATATCAGAGAGAGTAGCTATCCAAGGCTCAAGAAAAACAGTTACTTATTGTACCAAAATCCAACCAATCACATAttttaaaagatagaaaaaaaaaaaaatttacgaaTGTGGCATTACCCGTGTCTCTCATTATTGCTAGGTTTGTATGCATGTCACTGGATAAAATTATCAACCAGTAATAGCCTggaatttatttgataaacgCCAGGAATTTTCTTATACTTTTAAGAAGAGTTGACATgtagttgtgattttaatttcattttgcCATTCTTCCACGTATAAATTTAAGTAATTTTAACAATGCCTTCAACAGACCCTGTTTGAACTTGGCTTTTGTCCAACCCACATATCTCAATCAGTGTTTCCATTTTCTTCCATCTTCtctcaacaaattttttttttttaaaattcttccataaaaaataataattctcaCGATGACATAATATATTTAGAGCAGATACATGTGTCCCAAAAAATTGCAGCTTACTAGAGTTACTacaattgttttattttctcgCATAGACAAAATTGGTTCAAATGAATCTTTTCCGACCATTACATATCAACTTAAAAGACTATTAACgtatatttttaattacataaCCTACTTATGAATGGTGTTTTGAATCACTGCTGTATAGGCGAGATTTGGATCCTGGGCCCAAAAAGGAATAGGATTAGGACCCAAATAGCCcgacacaatgaatttgtagagagtgagtttgaaGGCTGGGCTTTCACAGAAGGATCAACGCGCACAATAGATCAACGGTgacagaaaaataaagaaaattggaCTATATGTGAAGAAACTCACTCCTTGGCAAAGTTCGAGGAGAATAGTTATTGAATATATTCCTTCTAATTTGGTTACAATTTCTGTTCTAAGCTGTTACAGTATCCTTTTCCGCCATTTTTTCAGATCCCCCTTCCTCTGGAGGGTCTCCCACATTATATACCCCCCTTTGGATGATTTTGGTCCTCTAGTTTTTGGTCGCCCAGGCTACTACTTGAGtgtttgtcccatcagacaccttTTCAAACCTCTTGTGAGTTGCGGCAATTAAGGCAACATTGTTTAGGGGTTTTCTTCATATAAATGCGAGAGGTTTGGTGGGACGCATTAAATGTGGTAGCAGCCTCCATCCCTTCAATCAGAGTTGACCCCTTCCTTGAAGTTCTTTCCCCTCAGTGTGACCTCTTCTGATAACATGCCACTAAAGCGGCCTCACCGTCCGAGAACATGATCTCCTCGGAGCTACAATGGCCTCCTTGGCTTTAGGTATAACAGTGGCATGTTCTTTTATTGAATTTCTGTACCCACAATTGCATATCTTCCAATCTTAtaacctttatttattttaaaattagaagcttacttttctatttgtttcaaagtaaaatattttacatgtaagaTATTTTCAGGCAATTAGAATgtcatataaaatttttcaagcaCAAACTACAAAAATTGGTGGCTCAGCTACCAGAACCTTTAGTATCAAAGGTTCGGAGGACTGATTTcaacttttgttttaaatatgtataaaaaaaaaaatcctaaaatcaGTTCTAGTCATATcgatttcaagttttcaactatttttatttttatttaagaaattggCAATAGTAAACCAATTTCTTAAGATCTTCACTCACTCTAGAATATATAAACAACtcatgaataaataaataatagcctcatgaataataccaaaagtTTAATTATACGATCCTTCAATCCAAATCATCGTCTAGAATCAGTGAACTATTCTGGAAACCATGTGAATGtgcaaaaatttcaaacatatCTCCCATTTATATTTCAACGTTATCGTACGTTGAGTGGACTAACAAAGTCTTGGAGCGGCTGGAGGCACTACAAAACATGTGGGTCTTAGGCCGCATTTTTTTCAGCCGCGTTTGCAAAAACGCGGCCTAAAACCCTAGTTGGGCCACGTGAATTGAACGCAGTCCAAGCCCAACtctgtagctgcgttttttggagctatagccacattttaaaaacgcggctataaaactttttttttgtagtgaggtTAAACAGACACAGTCCACTTGTTTGACATGAACCACCACTCCTCAAAGATATGTTAGGAAATTTATGATAGCTGTAAACTTGGAAATTTCGTAAATTAGGGGTATCAATCTCAGCCTCCCGTAGCTTTTTGCAGAACCTCAATCTTAACATATTGAGCGAAGGGCTTGAAATATGAACCGTTTCCAACATATTACAATGAGataggtataaagtttgaagaTGGGGAAATTTTGTACCGAGATCATAAAGACACTGATCAATGATGCTTGCACCGGTTAAGCTTAGCACTCTTTTAAGATTTTGACAAGCATTCACCTTGATCTCTCCCAGTTCTTCACCAATAGAGCAATAGTTAAGATTTCTAATACTCGATCCTTCAATGTAAACTGTCTCAAGTTCATCTAACgtcaaaattgttaaatatttaagaGGTGCATGGGcgtgaaatttttttaactcgACACAATATTCAAGAGTGAGATGCTCAATTGAAGGGCAGCAAGAAACCAGATTCTGAAGCATCTGCTTCTCTACATAGACGTTCCCCAAAGACAGTTTTTTCAATGAGTATAAATTTATGGTACTCTTCATATTGGAATGCTCCAACCTACAACCAACTAATTTCAACACTGTTAATCTTTTGGCAGAAAAGACTATTTCTGGCAAACGATACCACGTTTTCTCATTTTTTGTGACAAAAACATCAAGCACTTTGACACAATTCTCCACTGCCATTTGTACCCATTTGTTCACAAGagcagtttttttattattattaagaaggGTCACCTTAAGCATCAATGTGTCTATGCAAATCTTCTGCTCACAGAATCTTAGGAGGGAGTTATTCAAAAAATGCATCACCGTTTCTCTGGTTTGAAATTCTTCATACTTTGGCTTAAATTTCGGTTCCGGCATGTGTACATGAGTCGGAAATTTTTTATCTTGAAAGTAGTCCTCGTTAAAATCTAGAACAGGATATGAAGACGTAAAACCGTTCCATCTCTTAGAAAGCAGACTGGTTTTAACAACAGCTTTTGtggaaaggaaagaaagtatATGATGGATGATAAATTCAGGCAATTCGGAAATTCAATCCTTGGCATCGACTCCCTCATTCACGTTATTGCTCAGATCAATTCATTCGGGCTCCATTATGAATGATGAC
This genomic stretch from Castanea sativa cultivar Marrone di Chiusa Pesio chromosome 1, ASM4071231v1 harbors:
- the LOC142635627 gene encoding uncharacterized protein LOC142635627, whose protein sequence is MPEPKFKPKYEEFQTRETVMHFLNNSLLRFCEQKICIDTLMLKVTLLNNNKKTALVNKWVQMAVENCVKVLDVFVTKNEKTWYRLPEIVFSAKRLTVLKLVGCRLEHSNMKSTINLYSLKKLSLGNVYVEKQMLQNLVSCCPSIEHLTLEYCVELKKFHAHAPLKYLTILTLDELETVYIEGSSIRNLNYCSIGEELGEIKVNACQNLKRVLSLTGASIIDQCLYDLGTKFPHLQTLYLSHCNMLETVHISSPSLNMLRLRFCKKLREAEIDTPNLRNFQVYSYHKFPNISLRSGGSCQTSGLCLQAVITRGSELIMHHDVVEDLGTKECNPAICQQAMNFL